The Streptomyces vinaceus genome contains the following window.
GTTCAGCCCGGAGCCGAGCCCCGCCTGGTGCGCGGGCAGCTCGGCGACCACGGTCAGCGTCAGCGAGGGCGCGCACAGGCCGGTCCCGACCGACAGCACGAGCAGGTAGCAGGCGTACAGGGCGTACGGGGTGTCCGCGTCGACGGTGGAGACCAGCAGCAGCCCGGCCCCGATCAGGCCCAGCCCGGCGCCGACCGGCAGCCGCGGGCCCGTCCGCTCCGCCAGCCGGGCTCCCAGCTTCGGCACGAGCGCCATGCCGACGGTCAGCGGGACGATCGCCAGACCGGTGAGCGCGGGCGAGAAGCCCTTCGCGTACTGGAGGTACTGGGCGTTGACGAAGAAGAGGGAGAAGAGCCCGAAGAAGGCGGCGCCGATGCCGAGCGAGCCGGCCCGCAGCCTCCGCGAGGCGAAGATCCGCGGGTCCAGCAGCGGGTGGGCGGCGCGCAGCGCGTGGCCGGTGAAGGCCGCGAGCAGCCCGGCGCCGGCGGCGAAGGCGATCAGCACCGCCGCGGAGGTCCAGCCGTACGAGGGCCCCTCGATGATCCCGTAGACGACCGCGAGCAGCGCCCCGGCCAGCAGCAGCGCGCCCAATGGGTCGACGGAGGCGTCGGACCGGGCGGGGGTACGGGGTACCGTACGGGCGACCGCGAGCGCCAGCAGCGCGCCGAGCGGGACGACGGCCCAGAACAGGGCCCGCCAGGTCAGGAACTCCCCGGCCAGACCGCCCCCGACGTTGCCCGCCAGGCCCCCGAGGCCGGCGGACAGCGTCCAGGTGGCGAGGGCCTGGCCGCGCCGCTCGGGCGGCGTCAGGTGGATCAGGACGGACATGGTGGCGGGCATGATCAGGGCCGCTCCGGCCCCGCACAGCCCGCGCCCGGCGATGAGGACCGCCGGGGCCGTGGCGAGCGCGCTGACCGCGCCGCCCGCGGCGAACAGGGCGAGCCCGGTCAGCAGGCCGCCCTTGCGGCCGTACCGGTCGCCGAGGGCGCCGGCCGGGATCAGCAGCGCGGCGAAGACGATCACGTAGGCGTCGACCGCCCAGACCAGCTGGCCGGGGGTCGGGTGCAGGGTTGAGGCGGCGAGCTGCGGGAGCAGCAGGTTGACGGCCGCGACCATGGCCTGGGCGACGAGCACGCAGGCGCACAGGGCGAGCAGCGCCGGCCGGGTGAGGGCGGCGGGCGCCGCGGCGGCCGGATCGGTGGCGGGACCGGTGGCATCCCGCTTGAGGGCATGGCGGAGCACGGCTCCTCCTCGGAGTCGGTGACGGTGCAGGGGTGTCGGAGCGGGGAGCGCGGTCGGCGTCATCCCCCGCGGCCCACCGTAGAGTTGGCGTGACCTGCTTTCCAGTGCAAGTTCTGCAAGGGATGAATGCGTGTGACGCAATTCGGGCTGGACCTCAATCTCCTCGTCGCCCTCGACGTCCTCCTGGAGGAGTCGAGCGTGTCCCGCGCGGCCGCCCGGCTGCACCTGTCCGAGCCCGCCATGAGCCGCACCCTCGGCCGGATCCGCAAGGCCCTCGGCGACCCCGTGCTCGTGCGCGCCGGGCGGAGCATGGTCCCCACCCCGCACGCCCTCGCCGTCCACGGCGAGGTCCGCGCCGTCGTGGAGCGGGCCCGGGCCCTGTTCCTGAGCGGGGGACAGGTCGACCTGCCCACCCTCACCCGCACCTTCACCGTGCTGGCCCACGACGCGTTCGCCGCCACCTTCGGGGCCACGCTCTTCGCGCGGGTGGCCCGCGAGGCGCCCGGCGTACGGCTGCGCTTCCTGTCGGAGAGCCACGTGGACACCCCGGCGCTGCGCGAGGGCGTCGCCGACCTCGAACTCGGCGTCGTGGACAGCGGATCCCCCGAGGTCCGCGTCGAGTACCTCTTCGACGAGCGGATGATGGGCGTCGCCCGGGCGGACCACCCGCTGCTGGAGGGCCCGATGACCGCCCGCCGGTTCGCGGCCGCCGAGCACCTCATCGTCTCCCGGCGCGGCCGGCTGGAGGGGCCCGTGGACGCGGCCCTCGCCCGGCAGGGGCTGTCCCGGCGGGTGGCGGGCAGCGTCGGCTCCTACCCCGCCTCCCTGTTCCTGCTGCGCGAGAGCGATCTCGTCGGCCTGATCGCCACCCAGGCCGTTCCGCTCGCCACCGAGCTGGGGCTGCGGGTCTTCGAGGTGCCCCTCGACCTGCCGGTGCTCCCTTTCGGCCTCGCCTGGCACCCGCGCCACGACGCCGACCCGGCGCACGCCTGGCTGCGGGGCTGCGCCCGCGAACTGCTCCCGGCGGTCGCCGGGCGGCCCGTACGCCCTGCGCACTGACCCGAACGCCTCCCCCGTCCGGGGGACGGGCCGCCGCTCCCCGTCCTGGCCGGGGGCGCTGCGGGGAACGATACGCACGCGTCCCACCCCGCCACGGAAGGCAGAGCATGCGGTTCCAGTACGACACCATCGGCGAGCGCTTCGTGGAGTCGAAGACCACGGCGGCCTTTGCCGCCGCCGACACCCACACCCTGCTCGGGGCGCTCGACGCGCTCGGCGGGGTGCACGGGCTCGACACCCTCGACCTGGCCTGCGGATACGGCTACAACACGCGGCTGCTGGCGCGCGGCGGGGCCCGGCGGGCCGTCGGCGTGGACATCTCGGAGGAGATGATCCGGCTGGCCCGCGCGCACGGGGTCATCGGCGGGGACGGCGTCGGCGCCCTGGAGGGAGCGGTGGGAGCCGTACGTCCGTCGGGCGCTGCGGCGGCGGCCGGGACGGCGGGTACGGAGGGCACGGCGGTTACCGAGACCACGGCCCGGGGAGCGGGCGGGGGCACCGCGACGGCCCCCGCCGTGGAGTACGTCGTCGCCGACGCGACCAAGCTGCCGCAGATGGGCCCCTTCGACCTGGCCACCGCCGTGTACCTGTTCAACCACGCCGCCGACCGGTCCGCCCTGCACGCCATGTTCCGGTCGATCCGCGCCAACCTGCGCGACGGCGGTCGGCTGCTGGCCATCGTGCCGAACGCCGGCGCCTACCCGCACGTCGACTGGTCGCCGTACGGCGTCCGCATCGTCGACCGCGTCGTGGAGGGCGACGCGCCGCTGCTCAAGGCCCAGTTCCTGACCAAGCCGCCGGCCGACTTCGAGTTCCGCGAGTGGTCGCACGCCGACTTCGCCGAAGCCGCCGTCGAGGCGGGCTTCTCCACGGTCGGCTGGCAGCCGAACCGGACCCCGCCCGCCGAGGGCGCGCGCGACGAGGAGTACTGGTCGGCCTACCGCGCCTGGCCGATCAGCTCGCTGATGACCTGCACGGCATGACGGCGCGCACGGTCTGGACGGCCCAAACGACAACGACGGGCCGCACGACAACGACGGCCCCCGCCGCGGCCCGGCGGCCCGAGGTCACTCCTCGGCGGCGGACCTGATCAGGTCGACGATCCGGTCCCGGGCCGCGCGCCCCTCCGGCACCGGCAGCAGCGGGTACCCGTGCGGCAGTCCCGGCTCCTCGTGGAACTCCACCTCGACCCCGTCCGCACGGGCCCGGCGCAGCAGCTCCCGGCTGTCGGTGGTCAGCACGTCCCGGGTGCCGGTGAACACCGTCATCGGCGCCAGCGCCGCGAACGAACCGTGCAGGGGGCTCACCCGCGGGTCGTCGGTGGCCAGGGTGCCCGCGTACAGCCGCCCCGCCTCCAGCAGCCCCGACCGGGCCTGGAACGGGTCGGCCGCCTCGATCGCCGCCTGGTCGGGGTGGCTCATGGTCAGGTCCAGCCAGGGCGAGATCAGTACGATCCGCGAGGGCTGGTCGCCCGTACGGTCGCGCAGGCG
Protein-coding sequences here:
- a CDS encoding MFS transporter, producing the protein MLRHALKRDATGPATDPAAAAPAALTRPALLALCACVLVAQAMVAAVNLLLPQLAASTLHPTPGQLVWAVDAYVIVFAALLIPAGALGDRYGRKGGLLTGLALFAAGGAVSALATAPAVLIAGRGLCGAGAALIMPATMSVLIHLTPPERRGQALATWTLSAGLGGLAGNVGGGLAGEFLTWRALFWAVVPLGALLALAVARTVPRTPARSDASVDPLGALLLAGALLAVVYGIIEGPSYGWTSAAVLIAFAAGAGLLAAFTGHALRAAHPLLDPRIFASRRLRAGSLGIGAAFFGLFSLFFVNAQYLQYAKGFSPALTGLAIVPLTVGMALVPKLGARLAERTGPRLPVGAGLGLIGAGLLLVSTVDADTPYALYACYLLVLSVGTGLCAPSLTLTVVAELPAHQAGLGSGLNTAAREIGAALGVAVVGTVLASRFHGDPRDAAQIGAFTDAMGVALRTAASALLLAALAVVAGYRKGAGARPRRDAASGARGAC
- a CDS encoding LysR family transcriptional regulator, which encodes MRVTQFGLDLNLLVALDVLLEESSVSRAAARLHLSEPAMSRTLGRIRKALGDPVLVRAGRSMVPTPHALAVHGEVRAVVERARALFLSGGQVDLPTLTRTFTVLAHDAFAATFGATLFARVAREAPGVRLRFLSESHVDTPALREGVADLELGVVDSGSPEVRVEYLFDERMMGVARADHPLLEGPMTARRFAAAEHLIVSRRGRLEGPVDAALARQGLSRRVAGSVGSYPASLFLLRESDLVGLIATQAVPLATELGLRVFEVPLDLPVLPFGLAWHPRHDADPAHAWLRGCARELLPAVAGRPVRPAH
- a CDS encoding class I SAM-dependent methyltransferase; this encodes MRFQYDTIGERFVESKTTAAFAAADTHTLLGALDALGGVHGLDTLDLACGYGYNTRLLARGGARRAVGVDISEEMIRLARAHGVIGGDGVGALEGAVGAVRPSGAAAAAGTAGTEGTAVTETTARGAGGGTATAPAVEYVVADATKLPQMGPFDLATAVYLFNHAADRSALHAMFRSIRANLRDGGRLLAIVPNAGAYPHVDWSPYGVRIVDRVVEGDAPLLKAQFLTKPPADFEFREWSHADFAEAAVEAGFSTVGWQPNRTPPAEGARDEEYWSAYRAWPISSLMTCTA